A single genomic interval of Terriglobus albidus harbors:
- a CDS encoding peptidoglycan-binding domain-containing protein, which translates to MMRISQVLFIVTLAVVTVVPSHAMMRSRRGPTAPHVQKKSSKPGTIRHTTFKPGQRGIADNRAAEIQQALIKAGYLNGDPSGHWDSSTEAAMQKLQSDNGWQTKLVPDSRALIKLGLGPHQETPATASDNTVSTLGSR; encoded by the coding sequence ATGATGCGTATTTCCCAAGTCTTATTTATCGTTACGCTTGCAGTCGTTACCGTTGTCCCATCCCACGCGATGATGCGTTCACGGCGGGGTCCAACGGCTCCACATGTCCAGAAGAAATCAAGCAAGCCGGGAACGATACGGCATACCACGTTCAAGCCTGGCCAGCGTGGCATTGCTGACAACCGGGCCGCCGAAATCCAACAGGCCCTGATCAAGGCGGGTTACCTGAATGGCGACCCGAGCGGCCACTGGGATTCTTCAACGGAAGCCGCAATGCAGAAGCTGCAATCTGACAATGGCTGGCAGACCAAGCTGGTTCCGGACTCTCGCGCGTTGATCAAGCTGGGCCTCGGACCACATCAGGAGACCCCGGCTACAGCCTCTGATAACACAGTGTCGACGCTCGGATCGAGATAA
- a CDS encoding trypsin-like peptidase domain-containing protein encodes MSLWERIQARRLTSTFALLATLSVGIVAGSVLTAKVHGKEAQESSDATPLRIPEPQSVGNGFAKIAKMVGPAVVNINTESLPKQAAQRRRRGTGNGSQDQQDMQDFFNRFFGGNPGGGDDDDDDGAGGERRALGSGFIVDSKGYIITNNHVVEKADKIFVKLSTDSESEPGRPAKVIGTDKDTDIAVIKIDATTPLPTIKLGNSEGAQVGDWVLAIGSPFGLSQTVSAGIISAKGRQINEPSQSGFAQNQFQRFIQTDAAINPGNSGGPLVDMTGAVVGINTAIYTQSMGSQGVGFAMPANTVVNVYNMLIGPEHKVTRGSIGISFQSNIPSAVARMYGSGVIVSTVSKGGPAEKAGLQPGDVIESIDGRKIKDGDDLVNDIAARRPGSTVKLGYLRDGKAASTTVSIGDRSKIFADLNGNGQDDSQEAQSSDVSADKLGLTVSALPNNLATKLGIKGGVVVSALKPGSFADEIGLGRGQIIVEINRKPVTDMASFQAAIKSLKSGDDVAFLVRTPNSPTGGNNYVGGTLP; translated from the coding sequence ATGTCACTGTGGGAACGGATTCAGGCCCGTCGTCTGACTTCGACCTTCGCGTTGCTTGCAACGCTGTCGGTCGGCATTGTGGCCGGCTCGGTTCTGACCGCAAAGGTTCATGGCAAAGAAGCTCAGGAGTCCTCCGACGCGACGCCTCTGCGTATTCCTGAGCCCCAGAGCGTGGGCAATGGCTTTGCGAAGATTGCCAAGATGGTTGGACCCGCGGTGGTCAATATCAACACCGAGAGCCTGCCGAAGCAGGCTGCCCAACGCCGTCGTCGTGGTACCGGTAATGGCAGTCAGGATCAGCAGGATATGCAGGACTTCTTTAACCGGTTCTTCGGCGGAAATCCTGGCGGTGGTGATGACGATGACGATGATGGCGCGGGCGGCGAGCGCAGAGCTCTGGGCTCCGGCTTTATCGTCGATTCGAAGGGCTACATCATCACCAATAATCACGTGGTGGAGAAAGCCGACAAGATCTTCGTCAAGCTATCGACCGATTCGGAGAGCGAGCCGGGACGTCCGGCCAAGGTGATTGGCACGGATAAGGACACCGATATCGCGGTCATCAAGATCGACGCTACGACTCCCCTTCCGACCATCAAGCTCGGAAACAGCGAAGGCGCACAGGTCGGCGACTGGGTGCTGGCGATCGGCAGCCCGTTCGGTCTGTCGCAGACGGTATCGGCCGGTATCATCTCCGCAAAGGGCCGTCAGATTAACGAACCCTCGCAGAGCGGTTTTGCGCAAAATCAGTTTCAGCGCTTCATTCAGACCGATGCGGCCATCAACCCGGGTAACTCCGGTGGTCCGCTGGTGGATATGACGGGCGCTGTCGTCGGCATCAATACCGCGATCTACACGCAGTCGATGGGTTCCCAGGGTGTCGGCTTCGCCATGCCGGCGAACACCGTGGTCAATGTCTACAACATGCTCATCGGACCGGAACATAAGGTGACCCGTGGATCGATCGGAATCAGCTTCCAGTCGAACATCCCCTCGGCGGTCGCCCGCATGTACGGTTCTGGCGTCATTGTCAGCACTGTCAGCAAGGGCGGACCGGCGGAGAAGGCCGGCCTGCAGCCGGGTGACGTGATCGAGTCGATCGACGGCCGGAAGATCAAGGACGGCGATGACCTGGTGAACGACATCGCAGCCCGCCGCCCGGGATCGACAGTCAAGCTGGGCTATCTGCGCGATGGGAAGGCCGCCTCGACAACGGTTTCTATTGGCGACCGCTCGAAGATCTTCGCCGATCTCAATGGCAATGGGCAGGACGACTCACAAGAGGCTCAATCTTCTGATGTCTCTGCCGATAAGCTGGGCCTGACCGTCAGTGCTCTGCCGAACAACTTGGCAACTAAGCTCGGCATCAAAGGTGGAGTTGTCGTTTCCGCCCTGAAGCCGGGATCGTTTGCAGACGAGATCGGACTGGGTCGTGGACAGATAATCGTTGAGATTAACCGCAAGCCGGTAACCGATATGGCCAGCTTCCAGGCAGCCATCAAGAGCCTGAAGTCGGGCGATGATGTGGCCTTCCTGGTTCGTACGCCGAACTCTCCGACTGGCGGCAACAATTACGTGGGCGGTACCCTGCCGTAG
- a CDS encoding M20/M25/M40 family metallo-hydrolase, giving the protein MRANQRITELAGLRGVHAAFQWLHLQEQRLLAWQMEMLRIPAPPYKEEQRAAWVRDRFAELGLEQIQIDAEGNVLGELPGKVRNGPITMLSAHLDTIFPDEMLPEPRLEEGRVYAPGAADNVAGLTGLLAVAAAMKAAQLIPGHTILFAANVGEEAEGNLRGMRHLFFRSEYAGRIRSTICLEGAGTENVVVGAIGSRRLQATVTGPGGHSWTEAGAPNPIVVLSKAIAAMERIELPRQPRTTWNIGRIEGGMSVTSVPERASCLIDLRSVDIDQLISLEVQVHRALEDAVLEANDDAGDRRLSLQVATIGDRPAGALSKEAALLETIHAVDRHLRLRTELRIGSTDANVPLALGREAIAVGAGGIAGGIHTHGEWFDPAGRELALRRVLLILLDAAR; this is encoded by the coding sequence ATGCGCGCAAACCAGAGGATTACAGAACTGGCAGGTCTGCGTGGCGTCCACGCCGCCTTTCAGTGGCTGCATCTTCAGGAACAGCGACTGCTTGCCTGGCAGATGGAGATGCTGCGAATTCCTGCTCCTCCTTATAAGGAAGAGCAGCGGGCCGCGTGGGTCCGGGACCGGTTTGCCGAACTTGGCCTGGAGCAGATTCAGATCGATGCCGAAGGAAATGTCCTGGGAGAGCTCCCGGGAAAGGTCCGGAATGGGCCGATCACCATGCTTTCGGCTCACCTGGATACCATCTTTCCCGATGAAATGCTGCCGGAGCCGCGGCTGGAGGAGGGGCGGGTCTATGCTCCGGGCGCTGCGGACAACGTCGCCGGACTCACAGGCCTTCTGGCGGTAGCCGCTGCCATGAAGGCAGCACAGCTTATACCGGGGCACACCATCCTGTTTGCAGCCAATGTCGGGGAGGAAGCGGAAGGAAATCTGCGCGGCATGCGTCACCTCTTCTTTCGTTCTGAGTATGCCGGACGCATCCGCTCCACCATCTGCCTGGAAGGAGCAGGGACTGAGAATGTGGTCGTCGGAGCCATCGGCAGCCGCAGACTTCAGGCCACCGTTACCGGTCCGGGCGGGCACTCCTGGACAGAGGCAGGGGCTCCCAACCCGATTGTCGTGCTGAGCAAGGCGATCGCTGCAATGGAGCGAATCGAACTTCCGCGCCAGCCGCGCACCACCTGGAATATCGGGCGTATTGAGGGCGGAATGTCCGTCACCTCCGTTCCTGAGCGTGCGAGCTGCCTCATTGATCTGCGCTCTGTCGATATCGACCAACTGATCTCTTTGGAGGTCCAGGTCCATCGGGCGCTTGAAGATGCTGTTCTGGAAGCAAATGACGACGCCGGCGACCGCAGACTGAGCCTTCAGGTGGCGACCATCGGCGACCGCCCTGCAGGAGCCCTTTCCAAAGAGGCCGCCCTGCTCGAGACCATCCACGCGGTCGACCGCCACCTGCGTCTGCGGACGGAGCTCCGCATCGGTTCGACCGACGCGAACGTCCCGTTGGCCCTGGGGCGGGAGGCGATTGCGGTAGGCGCCGGTGGAATCGCCGGGGGAATCCATACTCACGGTGAGTGGTTTGATCCCGCTGGGCGAGAGCTGGCGTTGCGCCGTGTTTTGTTGATTTTGCTGGATGCAGCCAGGTAA
- the truA gene encoding tRNA pseudouridine(38-40) synthase TruA, which yields MAFSRNTWKLTLSYDGGDFHGWQVQPGLRTVQGLLSEAIRKVTGEEVLPQGSGRTDAGVHALGQVATFDLEAGIPQQNLLRALNRALPTSVRVTQAEVMPQDFHARHSACGKTYEYRIFVRRDAGTRHERICSPLLARYVWDCRWPLDIGPMQQAATTVIGEMDFSSFAANDPDVSVRQGATPPTMVRTISTSEWRREGDLLIYRVNGNGFLHHMVRNLVGTFVEMGCGRMSASQMPEILAARNRSISGPTAPARGLFLVEVQY from the coding sequence ATGGCCTTTTCCCGGAACACCTGGAAGCTGACCCTGAGTTACGACGGCGGCGACTTTCATGGCTGGCAGGTACAGCCGGGGTTGCGGACCGTTCAGGGGCTGCTCTCCGAAGCCATCCGGAAGGTCACAGGAGAAGAGGTTCTGCCGCAGGGTTCCGGTAGAACCGATGCCGGTGTGCACGCCCTGGGTCAGGTAGCGACCTTCGATCTGGAAGCGGGCATTCCCCAACAGAACCTGCTGCGGGCTTTGAACCGGGCTCTACCCACGAGTGTGCGAGTGACCCAGGCAGAGGTCATGCCGCAAGATTTCCACGCGCGACATTCGGCGTGCGGTAAGACCTATGAGTACCGCATCTTCGTCCGGCGCGATGCCGGGACACGCCATGAGCGCATCTGCTCTCCCCTCCTCGCCCGATATGTATGGGACTGCCGCTGGCCGCTGGATATTGGTCCGATGCAGCAGGCAGCCACAACCGTAATTGGTGAGATGGACTTCAGTTCGTTTGCCGCGAACGATCCGGATGTCTCCGTTCGCCAGGGCGCCACTCCGCCGACGATGGTGCGAACCATCTCCACTTCGGAGTGGAGGCGTGAAGGCGACCTCCTGATCTACCGGGTCAACGGAAATGGCTTTCTGCACCACATGGTCCGGAACCTGGTTGGCACCTTCGTTGAGATGGGGTGCGGGCGGATGTCAGCATCGCAGATGCCTGAGATTCTGGCAGCCCGCAACCGATCGATCTCGGGACCGACGGCCCCAGCGAGAGGCCTCTTCCTGGTTGAGGTGCAATATTGA
- a CDS encoding TolC family protein — protein sequence MNLRHLQATASIALLLMGPAAQYAAAQQQQTVPGGGTPAQAQANATLPAVPEPKLTEPFNLRDTARDYSKPKSHLFKPWDPYTPINVGEPRLGNTPRLEQLLRDGKMYLSLSDAVMLALENNYDIAIFRLNLDIADTDILRARAGSTLRGVSSGLVSNTLGGTTTTITGGGGPGGTSTAAGAAGAGASGLVLTTNGAGPTPQALDPVLTGTLQFERARTPQTTNFITGTFSLNQATDSYNFGYSQGFITGTQATISFNNSRTSNNSSRSVFSPQLQSTFQLRLQQHLLQGFGPGVNGRFIVQAKNNRRIVDSAFRQQLISTVTQIESIYWALVSAYEDVQAKTRALDQSTKLASDNRKQLEIGTLAPLDVVNSDSAVSTDKQALITSQSNLEYQQLLIKQAIARNTNDPQVAAAPVIPTDRVSLDRLPEEDVQIEDLVKQAYVNNPQIEQAMLAMKNNEISIKALKNGLLPTVDVFGFYGAAAIGGAWNPVCAGGAQTGCQGLAQRGYGGTFSDLFNSTNPDKAVGLSVNIPIRNRVAQADQARSQMELRQSQMRLQQLYTQIRMLVTNAQFALTNDRAAVVAAQAARDFQAQSLDSEEKKYRLGASTTANVLQQERNLATAENSLISSTAAYARDRASLYQLLANTLDRYGISITDAATGTMNQAPVIPGLTAPKAPEPPKPLTPQ from the coding sequence GTGAATTTGAGACATCTGCAAGCCACAGCGAGCATTGCTTTGCTCCTGATGGGACCCGCAGCACAGTACGCTGCCGCACAGCAGCAGCAGACCGTCCCCGGAGGCGGAACGCCCGCGCAGGCACAGGCCAACGCCACTCTTCCGGCGGTACCGGAGCCGAAGCTTACGGAGCCCTTTAACCTGCGCGATACCGCCCGGGACTATTCCAAGCCCAAGAGCCACCTTTTCAAGCCCTGGGATCCTTATACCCCCATCAACGTCGGGGAGCCTCGTCTCGGCAACACGCCGCGGCTCGAGCAGCTTCTGCGCGATGGCAAAATGTACCTTTCTCTCTCCGATGCCGTCATGCTGGCGCTGGAGAATAACTATGACATCGCCATCTTCCGCCTGAATCTCGATATCGCGGACACGGATATTCTGCGCGCCCGCGCCGGCTCTACGTTGCGCGGCGTCTCTTCCGGTCTGGTATCGAATACGCTCGGCGGAACAACGACAACCATCACAGGGGGCGGCGGTCCTGGCGGTACCAGCACCGCGGCTGGAGCTGCCGGTGCAGGCGCCTCAGGCCTGGTGCTTACCACCAACGGCGCCGGTCCAACGCCGCAGGCGCTGGACCCGGTGCTGACCGGCACGCTGCAGTTTGAGCGCGCACGGACTCCACAGACGACCAACTTCATCACCGGAACGTTCTCGCTGAACCAAGCGACGGATAGCTACAACTTCGGCTACTCGCAAGGCTTCATCACGGGCACTCAGGCGACCATAAGCTTCAACAACTCACGCACCAGCAACAACAGTAGCCGTAGCGTATTCAGTCCACAGCTCCAGTCCACCTTCCAGCTCCGTCTGCAGCAGCACCTGTTGCAGGGCTTCGGACCGGGTGTGAATGGGCGGTTCATCGTGCAGGCGAAGAACAACCGTCGCATTGTGGACTCTGCGTTTCGCCAGCAGCTCATCTCGACCGTAACGCAGATTGAGAGCATCTACTGGGCTCTGGTTTCGGCGTATGAGGATGTGCAGGCAAAGACCCGTGCGCTTGATCAATCGACAAAGCTCGCATCCGATAATCGCAAGCAGCTTGAGATCGGCACCCTGGCTCCTCTCGATGTTGTGAACTCTGACTCTGCTGTTTCGACGGATAAGCAGGCTCTAATCACATCGCAGTCGAACCTTGAGTATCAGCAGTTGCTGATCAAGCAAGCCATCGCCCGCAATACCAATGATCCTCAGGTTGCCGCGGCTCCTGTGATTCCTACCGATCGCGTCAGTCTCGACCGTCTTCCGGAAGAGGATGTGCAGATTGAAGACCTGGTGAAGCAGGCCTACGTCAACAATCCGCAGATCGAACAGGCCATGCTGGCCATGAAAAATAACGAGATCTCGATCAAGGCACTGAAGAACGGTCTACTGCCGACGGTGGATGTCTTCGGGTTCTACGGAGCCGCTGCAATCGGCGGCGCGTGGAACCCGGTCTGCGCCGGTGGTGCGCAGACCGGATGCCAGGGCCTCGCGCAGCGTGGCTACGGCGGTACATTCTCGGATCTGTTCAACTCCACAAACCCAGATAAAGCTGTTGGCCTCTCGGTCAACATTCCGATCCGCAACCGGGTCGCCCAGGCTGACCAGGCGCGTTCCCAGATGGAACTTCGCCAGTCGCAAATGCGTCTGCAGCAGCTCTACACGCAGATTCGTATGCTGGTTACCAACGCGCAGTTCGCACTCACCAATGACCGTGCGGCGGTTGTGGCTGCCCAGGCTGCCCGTGACTTCCAGGCACAGTCGCTGGACTCCGAGGAGAAGAAGTACCGCCTCGGGGCTTCGACCACGGCTAACGTTCTCCAGCAGGAGCGTAACCTCGCTACTGCAGAGAACAGCCTGATCTCGTCGACGGCAGCCTATGCCCGTGACCGTGCCTCTCTCTATCAGTTGCTGGCGAATACGCTGGACCGTTACGGAATCTCGATTACGGATGCTGCGACCGGCACCATGAACCAGGCTCCGGTAATCCCCGGACTGACGGCTCCGAAGGCCCCGGAACCGCCCAAGCCGCTCACTCCGCAGTAG
- a CDS encoding thioredoxin domain-containing protein, which translates to MSHEPNALAAASSAYLRSAINQPVRWHEWSPAAFALAVEQNKPILLDIGAVWCHWCHVMDRESYENDQTAAVINEHYIAIKVDRDERPDVDARYQAAISAISGQGGWPLTAFLTPDGRPFFGGTYFPPQDQFGRPGFQHVLLTMASAFQQKRDEVDDSAASVMAAIEHNETFSGRSSRITPELTAKLTSAITDMYDQRYGGFGSQPKFPHSTAIDLLLDSALRPGADEKIAASALGTLSAMSRGGIYDHLAGGFHRYSVDEQWIVPHFEKMLYDNAGLLANYAHAFQSFAEPDAARVARETIVWVDTWLSDRERGGFYASQDADINLDDDGDYFTWTLDEARSVLTAEELKVAAPFYDIGDVGDMHHNPAKNVLHVKHLLGQVAQRAGVPLEQATSLLRSAKQKLYAARLQRPTPYIDRTIYTGWNGMMISAYIAAGRALAIPAVTAFALKSLDRILAEAWNPGVGLSHVVAYADGTSAPKPVPSTLDDYAFLATSCLDAWECSGNLKYYLGAKSLAEYVVANFWDVTGLGFFDTPLTDEPALGALSAQRKPLQDAPAPAANPTVASLLVRLEELSGKQEYRDMAFDTLETFGGIVEHFGLYAASYGLALQRLVQPAAQVVILGDDDAAKMLEAAALTRYSVSKSVIRLSYAQLSALPETLAETIPNLPGIESGKSVAIVCAAKTCHPPVTDPESLLELLNRSLLPASR; encoded by the coding sequence ATGTCTCACGAGCCAAACGCCCTCGCCGCTGCCTCCTCCGCTTATCTTCGTTCCGCCATCAACCAGCCGGTTCGGTGGCATGAGTGGAGCCCCGCAGCCTTTGCGCTCGCTGTGGAACAAAACAAGCCGATCCTTCTCGACATCGGCGCGGTATGGTGCCACTGGTGCCATGTAATGGATCGTGAGTCGTATGAGAACGATCAGACTGCCGCGGTCATCAATGAGCACTACATCGCCATCAAGGTCGACCGGGATGAGCGTCCCGATGTGGATGCCCGCTACCAGGCGGCTATCTCTGCGATCAGCGGGCAGGGAGGCTGGCCATTAACCGCCTTCCTTACACCCGATGGCAGGCCCTTCTTTGGCGGCACCTACTTTCCTCCGCAGGATCAGTTCGGCAGGCCTGGATTTCAGCACGTTCTCCTCACCATGGCCTCCGCCTTCCAGCAGAAGCGCGATGAGGTAGACGACTCGGCCGCTTCGGTCATGGCGGCGATTGAGCACAATGAGACCTTCTCCGGGCGGTCCTCTCGCATTACACCGGAGCTGACTGCCAAGCTCACCTCCGCCATTACAGACATGTACGACCAGCGCTACGGCGGCTTTGGGTCCCAGCCAAAGTTTCCGCATTCGACCGCGATCGATCTACTACTGGACAGCGCGCTTCGTCCTGGCGCCGACGAGAAAATCGCCGCATCGGCGCTCGGTACGCTTAGCGCCATGTCAAGAGGCGGGATCTATGACCATCTCGCCGGCGGCTTCCATCGTTATTCGGTCGATGAGCAGTGGATCGTTCCGCACTTCGAGAAAATGCTCTACGATAACGCCGGCCTGCTGGCGAACTACGCCCATGCCTTCCAGAGTTTTGCGGAACCTGATGCTGCCCGTGTTGCGCGCGAGACCATCGTGTGGGTCGATACCTGGCTCTCTGACCGCGAACGTGGTGGTTTCTACGCCTCCCAGGATGCCGATATCAACCTGGATGACGACGGCGACTACTTTACCTGGACGCTGGACGAAGCCCGCTCTGTCCTCACCGCCGAAGAGCTGAAGGTCGCAGCTCCGTTCTACGACATTGGCGATGTGGGCGATATGCACCACAACCCGGCGAAAAACGTGCTCCATGTAAAGCATCTGTTGGGCCAAGTGGCGCAACGGGCGGGAGTGCCGCTGGAGCAGGCAACATCGCTCCTGCGTTCCGCAAAGCAGAAGTTATATGCAGCCCGGTTGCAGCGCCCAACGCCTTATATTGACCGGACAATCTATACCGGCTGGAACGGCATGATGATCTCGGCCTACATTGCGGCCGGCAGGGCGCTGGCGATTCCGGCGGTGACTGCCTTCGCGCTGAAATCACTGGATCGTATTCTGGCAGAGGCTTGGAATCCCGGAGTGGGACTGTCACATGTGGTCGCCTATGCTGACGGCACATCCGCGCCGAAGCCTGTTCCCTCGACCCTGGACGACTACGCCTTTCTGGCGACATCCTGCCTGGATGCATGGGAATGCAGCGGAAACCTGAAGTATTACCTTGGAGCAAAAAGCCTCGCGGAGTATGTCGTCGCGAACTTCTGGGACGTGACGGGGCTTGGGTTCTTTGATACACCACTCACTGACGAACCGGCGCTCGGGGCGCTTTCAGCCCAGCGGAAGCCGTTGCAGGATGCTCCGGCCCCGGCGGCAAACCCAACCGTGGCTTCGTTGCTGGTGCGGCTCGAAGAGCTCTCCGGGAAACAGGAGTACCGGGATATGGCCTTTGATACGTTGGAGACCTTCGGCGGTATTGTGGAGCACTTCGGCCTCTATGCCGCCAGCTATGGCTTGGCTCTTCAGCGCCTGGTCCAGCCGGCTGCGCAGGTAGTAATCCTGGGAGACGATGACGCCGCGAAAATGCTGGAGGCTGCGGCGCTGACCCGTTACTCCGTTTCCAAGAGCGTCATCCGCCTCTCGTACGCGCAGCTTTCCGCGCTCCCGGAGACTCTGGCAGAGACGATTCCCAACCTGCCCGGCATCGAGTCCGGGAAGAGCGTCGCGATTGTCTGTGCGGCTAAAACATGCCATCCGCCTGTTACTGATCCGGAGAGCCTTCTGGAGCTTTTGAACCGATCGCTACTGCCCGCCTCCCGGTAA
- a CDS encoding mechanosensitive ion channel family protein — protein sequence MMHLSIFAPQEVRTLQIGRNWHEQASDFVHHDLPKVAFILIFGFILQRITLFFVRRMRRMADRQVGNSQRASQLRTMSSVLRTTAYTAIGFYVLLQILPIFDIDLKPLLASVGVVGLGISFGAQSIFKDMLNGIFILMEDQFNVGDSVKMAGLTGTVEDMSLRCTILRDGDGTQNIIPNSQITTVQNLSRDYSVASLHVSVDASENPDRVVELLGQLAMEVRKDTAFAQVTIEDPKVLGVDKINGNEVMYLVNTKVRANQKDGVLRELRRRILLGFEKNQIRLGIPSSTVIINAQDPTLPSAPTTVLPGGGQ from the coding sequence ATGATGCACCTTTCGATCTTCGCCCCGCAAGAAGTTCGTACCCTGCAGATAGGACGCAACTGGCATGAGCAGGCAAGTGATTTCGTCCATCACGATCTGCCGAAGGTCGCGTTCATTTTGATCTTCGGCTTCATCCTGCAGCGCATCACCCTCTTCTTTGTTAGACGTATGCGGCGCATGGCTGACCGGCAGGTGGGCAACTCGCAACGCGCCTCGCAGTTGCGCACCATGTCCTCCGTACTGAGGACTACGGCGTACACCGCCATAGGCTTCTACGTGCTGCTGCAGATTTTGCCGATCTTCGATATCGACCTGAAGCCGCTGCTGGCGTCTGTCGGAGTCGTCGGACTCGGCATCTCTTTCGGCGCGCAGTCGATCTTCAAAGACATGCTGAACGGAATCTTCATCCTGATGGAAGACCAGTTCAATGTCGGCGATTCAGTTAAGATGGCTGGGCTTACCGGAACAGTCGAAGATATGAGCTTGCGCTGCACCATCCTGCGTGACGGCGACGGAACCCAAAACATCATTCCCAACTCACAGATCACGACGGTCCAGAACCTGTCGCGCGACTACTCCGTCGCTTCGCTGCACGTAAGCGTCGATGCCAGCGAAAATCCCGACAGAGTCGTGGAATTGCTGGGCCAACTGGCAATGGAAGTCCGCAAAGACACCGCCTTCGCCCAGGTGACGATTGAAGATCCGAAGGTCCTGGGAGTGGACAAGATTAACGGCAATGAGGTCATGTACCTGGTAAATACCAAGGTGCGGGCCAACCAGAAGGATGGCGTGCTGCGCGAGTTGCGGCGGCGAATTCTACTTGGCTTCGAGAAGAACCAGATCCGGCTCGGTATTCCTTCCAGCACCGTCATCATCAACGCGCAGGACCCCACGCTTCCCTCGGCGCCGACGACAGTGTTACCGGGAGGCGGGCAGTAG